A single genomic interval of Aureliella helgolandensis harbors:
- a CDS encoding acyltransferase family protein codes for MPVIPPTSSVDRRHDLDALRAIAMLLGILLHAALSFAPIPWTVQDSQQSEAYYVLFACIHGFRMPLFFMLSGFFTAMLWRKRGIACLIQHRFKRIFLPLVFGCLTIVPAMWAVGYIASRPSPGSPESSMLFTAVVAGNADLVRTELQNSETDVNSLDGNSGSSPLCAAVFLGSPEITELLIDAQADVNLPNRDLATPLHIAVFMGRAQEAAMLLTAGAETDVRDGSGMTARELLTIDFGTTNFIASSLGVSVDETALLAGRKEIAELLNETEYLGSEASAGQALNLEGLKGLLFQLPVFMHLWFLWFLCWLVAAFLLYAPLAKALHIEKLPRWLVCSPVSLLGLIPLTMLPQAFMATESFGPDSSIGLLPIPSVLIYYAIFFFFGAVYWDMDDTSGQLGRWWYISLPVALLVIFPIALDLVSGTFEIIPTIKDESTKALLGSFLQAAFAWLMTFGSIGLSSRLLSRESRTLRYISDSSYWLYLIHLPLVILAQWCLRDLPIPAFLKFASITIVVSAFMLLAYQYGVRYTAIGRLLNGPRTRPSLLS; via the coding sequence ATGCCAGTCATCCCTCCAACGTCGTCCGTTGATCGACGGCATGATCTAGATGCGTTGCGAGCAATTGCCATGTTGCTGGGCATTCTACTCCATGCCGCACTCTCCTTTGCTCCGATCCCCTGGACAGTTCAAGATTCACAGCAAAGCGAGGCCTACTACGTCCTCTTTGCCTGCATTCACGGGTTCCGCATGCCGCTATTCTTCATGCTCAGCGGATTCTTCACCGCGATGTTGTGGCGGAAGCGGGGGATCGCTTGCCTAATCCAACATCGCTTCAAACGAATTTTCTTGCCGCTCGTCTTCGGCTGCCTGACGATCGTCCCAGCAATGTGGGCAGTCGGCTACATTGCTTCCCGCCCATCCCCGGGGAGTCCCGAGAGCTCTATGCTTTTCACGGCGGTCGTGGCCGGCAATGCAGACCTGGTTCGTACAGAACTTCAGAATTCTGAAACCGACGTCAACTCGCTCGATGGGAATTCGGGGTCGTCGCCACTGTGCGCTGCTGTATTCTTAGGAAGCCCCGAAATTACCGAGCTGCTCATCGATGCCCAGGCCGATGTCAATCTGCCCAATCGAGATTTAGCAACGCCATTGCACATCGCGGTCTTCATGGGGCGTGCACAGGAGGCTGCTATGCTATTGACTGCAGGAGCCGAAACCGACGTGCGTGACGGGAGCGGAATGACGGCCCGGGAACTCCTCACAATAGATTTCGGCACGACGAACTTCATTGCCAGTTCGCTTGGAGTTTCCGTTGACGAAACAGCGCTACTGGCAGGTCGCAAGGAAATTGCCGAATTGCTCAACGAAACTGAATACCTTGGCTCAGAAGCAAGCGCGGGGCAGGCACTCAATCTCGAAGGACTCAAAGGCCTGCTGTTCCAGCTACCCGTCTTCATGCATCTTTGGTTCCTGTGGTTCCTGTGCTGGCTTGTCGCCGCATTCCTGCTCTATGCGCCGCTCGCTAAAGCGTTGCACATTGAGAAGTTACCACGCTGGCTCGTTTGTTCGCCGGTCAGCCTACTGGGGCTAATTCCGCTGACCATGCTGCCGCAGGCGTTCATGGCAACAGAAAGTTTTGGACCGGATTCGTCAATTGGCCTGCTTCCGATTCCGAGCGTGCTAATTTACTACGCGATCTTCTTCTTTTTCGGGGCTGTTTATTGGGACATGGACGACACCTCGGGCCAACTCGGCCGCTGGTGGTACATCAGCCTGCCCGTCGCGCTATTGGTCATCTTCCCCATCGCACTGGATCTGGTATCGGGAACATTTGAAATCATTCCAACGATCAAGGACGAGTCGACGAAGGCCCTACTCGGCAGCTTTCTCCAAGCCGCGTTCGCTTGGCTCATGACGTTCGGTTCGATCGGCCTGTCTAGCCGGCTACTGTCCCGCGAAAGCCGCACGCTGCGCTACATCTCGGACTCGTCGTACTGGCTCTATCTCATCCATCTCCCACTAGTAATACTCGCGCAGTGGTGTCTTCGAGACCTACCAATCCCCGCCTTCCTGAAATTCGCCTCCATCACCATCGTGGTCTCCGCTTTCATGCTTCTCGCCTATCAATACGGAGTCCGTTACACGGCGATAGGCAGGCTACTCAATGGACCGCGAACCCGCCCTTCGCTTCTCTCCTAG
- a CDS encoding DUF4272 domain-containing protein, protein MITTKQWAASHGIGVDDSLPPVADYNEPVPRTSQEAAVRTVILHAIAATGYGVAPKPIVEWLIDQSIWQHASPAEQKLLEATAPTDEELSEARSRQEAQWALLWTTGVPVHGCLRLKHAPEATIEAA, encoded by the coding sequence ATGATCACAACCAAACAATGGGCCGCGTCGCATGGCATCGGCGTAGATGACTCACTACCTCCCGTGGCGGACTACAATGAGCCGGTGCCTCGCACATCGCAAGAGGCCGCTGTCCGCACAGTAATCCTGCATGCGATCGCTGCAACCGGCTACGGCGTCGCCCCGAAACCAATCGTCGAATGGCTGATCGACCAGTCAATATGGCAGCACGCATCTCCCGCGGAACAGAAGCTATTAGAAGCAACCGCCCCAACGGACGAAGAACTCAGCGAAGCTCGATCGAGGCAAGAAGCTCAATGGGCTTTGCTGTGGACTACTGGGGTACCCGTTCACGGTTGTCTGCGACTTAAACACGCCCCTGAAGCAACGATTGAGGCTGCCTGA
- a CDS encoding serine/threonine-protein kinase has protein sequence MNFRQKKLPIASLERIDDLCADFERRWQSDSPTTIDSMLHADVSATERDVLLAELIVLEIDYRRRRGETPQSQEYLERFPEASQAIHDALGEAGKRSGGFSPPTVGRLAELFPSLEIIELIGAGGMGAVYKARQSGLDRLVALKILPEELSHDVKFALRFTREARTLAKLSHPNIVSVYEFGSVEGTYYFLMDFVDGSTLRDVVKAGQLEPQHALAIVPHLCDALQYAHDKGVVHRDIKPENILIATDGSVKIADFGLSRILGHESQEEALTGTHQVMGTPRYMAPEQLEGSRSVDHRADIYSLGVVFYEMLTGELPIGRFAAPSRKVEIDVRLDEVVLRTLEKEPQRRYQHASQIKSDVQSIAATGNAALAITVARDAEPRDIQETANASLAQQELAGRMLLTRRRLMERVELSLRPLFRWQLLQILFGVALILLAVQCYIRSTQLPYRIANGVIVHVYGVIVVAQAALVCTRIRRIDYSKSVLDIRHKLASVRSGYLRAGVIIGFVWWLMWIPVAVACGFDFVLHPRSLLVSLVVGIIGFLGSLWLYWRALKPGNKSAEYWRKKFSGESIAAAYLALDEIEDAQIR, from the coding sequence ATGAATTTTCGTCAGAAAAAACTTCCCATTGCATCCCTGGAACGGATTGATGACCTGTGCGCTGATTTTGAACGCAGGTGGCAGTCCGACTCGCCGACGACAATCGACTCGATGCTTCACGCAGATGTCTCTGCCACCGAGCGAGACGTTTTGCTTGCTGAACTCATCGTCCTTGAAATCGACTACCGGCGACGGCGCGGTGAAACACCCCAATCCCAGGAATACCTCGAGCGTTTTCCGGAAGCCTCCCAAGCGATCCACGACGCCCTTGGAGAAGCCGGTAAACGGTCGGGCGGATTTAGTCCACCAACCGTGGGCCGTCTGGCTGAACTCTTCCCGTCGCTGGAAATCATCGAGCTCATCGGCGCAGGTGGTATGGGTGCCGTTTACAAGGCACGACAATCGGGACTCGACCGTCTTGTCGCATTGAAGATTCTCCCAGAGGAATTGAGCCACGATGTCAAATTTGCCCTGCGTTTCACGCGGGAAGCTCGGACGTTGGCAAAACTGAGTCACCCCAACATCGTCTCCGTTTATGAATTCGGAAGCGTCGAGGGCACCTACTATTTTCTGATGGACTTTGTGGATGGCTCAACGCTGCGCGATGTGGTGAAGGCTGGCCAATTGGAGCCTCAGCACGCATTGGCCATTGTGCCGCATCTCTGCGATGCACTGCAATACGCACACGACAAAGGGGTCGTCCACCGAGACATCAAACCAGAGAACATCCTGATAGCCACTGATGGTTCGGTCAAGATCGCCGACTTTGGCCTCTCACGGATCCTCGGCCACGAGAGCCAAGAAGAGGCGCTCACCGGAACGCATCAGGTGATGGGTACACCTCGCTACATGGCTCCCGAACAACTGGAAGGTTCACGTAGCGTCGATCACCGTGCCGACATCTATTCGCTAGGTGTTGTTTTCTACGAAATGTTGACCGGTGAACTCCCCATCGGGCGCTTCGCCGCACCATCGAGGAAAGTCGAAATTGACGTTCGCCTCGACGAAGTCGTTCTGCGTACGCTTGAGAAGGAACCGCAGCGCCGCTATCAGCATGCGAGTCAGATTAAGTCGGATGTGCAATCGATAGCTGCAACTGGCAACGCAGCGCTTGCGATAACGGTTGCTCGTGACGCGGAACCTCGAGACATTCAAGAAACGGCAAACGCGAGTCTAGCCCAGCAAGAGCTCGCCGGAAGGATGTTGTTGACACGGCGCCGCCTAATGGAACGCGTCGAATTATCGCTGCGGCCGCTTTTCCGCTGGCAGTTGCTGCAAATCCTGTTTGGTGTTGCACTGATTCTGCTGGCAGTGCAGTGCTATATACGAAGCACGCAGCTTCCGTATCGCATTGCGAACGGAGTCATTGTGCATGTCTACGGCGTGATCGTGGTTGCCCAAGCGGCGCTCGTATGCACTAGAATCCGAAGAATCGACTACTCGAAATCCGTGCTCGACATCCGCCACAAGCTCGCCAGCGTGCGATCCGGCTACTTGCGTGCCGGTGTCATCATTGGTTTTGTATGGTGGCTGATGTGGATTCCCGTTGCCGTCGCGTGTGGATTCGACTTCGTGCTCCATCCGCGTTCCCTGCTTGTCTCGCTCGTCGTGGGGATCATCGGCTTTCTCGGCTCGCTCTGGCTATACTGGCGCGCGCTCAAACCTGGCAATAAATCGGCAGAATACTGGAGAAAAAAATTCTCTGGTGAGAGCATTGCCGCCGCGTATCTGGCACTCGACGAAATTGAAGACGCCCAAATTCGTTGA